Proteins from a genomic interval of Youhaiella tibetensis:
- a CDS encoding ArsR/SmtB family transcription factor, with protein sequence MSELDSLVGVLKAAGEVTRLRLLALLAEGELSVKDLTEILGQSQPRVSRHLKLLADAGLVARNAEGAWAYYALADEGAAAELARWLVAHFDEADPDRVRDRARLDWVRQAQQEQAASYFAKIADSWDAQRNLHVPESAVESAILLALGSRRVDLLVDLGTGTGRMLELLAGHYRRGIGVDSSREMIAIARAKLVAAGINHAQVRLGDIANLDPAIGQADIIIIHQVLHYFDDPGRMLASARSALKPGGELLIVDFAPHELEFLRTHHAHRRLGLSEAQMAGWARGIGMKVDALKTFPNQTDEEGLTVCLWRLTVEHQTETA encoded by the coding sequence TTGTCGGAACTGGATTCATTGGTCGGAGTGCTCAAGGCCGCCGGGGAGGTAACCCGGTTGCGGCTGCTGGCCCTGCTGGCCGAAGGCGAGCTTTCGGTCAAGGACCTTACCGAAATCCTGGGGCAGAGCCAACCGCGGGTGTCCCGCCATCTCAAGCTGCTGGCCGATGCGGGCCTGGTGGCGCGCAACGCCGAGGGTGCCTGGGCCTATTACGCGCTGGCCGACGAGGGCGCGGCGGCGGAACTGGCGCGCTGGCTGGTGGCGCATTTCGACGAAGCGGACCCCGATCGCGTCCGCGACCGGGCGCGGCTCGACTGGGTGCGCCAGGCCCAGCAGGAGCAGGCCGCTTCCTACTTCGCCAAGATCGCCGACAGCTGGGACGCGCAGCGGAACCTGCACGTGCCGGAATCGGCTGTTGAATCGGCAATTCTCCTGGCACTCGGCAGCCGCAGGGTGGACCTGCTGGTCGATCTGGGCACGGGCACCGGGCGCATGCTCGAATTGCTGGCCGGGCACTACCGGCGCGGCATCGGGGTGGATTCGAGCCGCGAGATGATCGCCATCGCGCGCGCCAAGCTCGTGGCCGCCGGCATCAACCATGCGCAGGTGCGGCTGGGCGATATCGCCAATCTCGATCCGGCGATCGGGCAGGCCGACATCATCATCATCCATCAGGTGCTGCATTATTTCGACGATCCGGGCCGGATGCTGGCCTCGGCGCGCTCGGCGCTCAAGCCGGGCGGCGAGTTGCTGATCGTGGATTTCGCGCCCCATGAACTCGAATTCCTGCGCACGCACCACGCCCATCGGCGCCTCGGCCTTTCCGAAGCGCAGATGGCCGGGTGGGCGCGCGGCATCGGAATGAAGGTCGATGCCCTCAAGACCTTCCCCAACCAGACAGACGAAGAAGGACTGACGGTTTGCCTGTGGCGGCTGACGGTC
- the phoA gene encoding alkaline phosphatase yields MTSPRSLMTTVAAAALFVSASPAAFAEDAAKPADYVRAAQGDLAQPGGARRLAGDATAELKAAIQDGEVRNVILLIGDGMGDSEITIARNYAEGAGGFFKGIDALPITGQYTHYALDKESGKPNYVTDSAASGTAWSSGVKTYNGAIGVDVKGQPVPTLIELAKAAGLATGDVSTAEVQDATPAVLLAHVIDRGCYGPVATAEKCAANALENGGAGSISEQLLNTRADLVLGGGAKTFEEVAAAGDWKGKTLLDQARERGFVVVSNLDELNGVKAVSQEAPVLGLFAPGNMPVRWMGPAATHHGNIDQPAVTCEVNAERTADIPTLKDMTAKAIDLLKGNEKGFFLQVEGASIDKQDHAANACGQIGETVDLDEAVQVALDFARADGKTLVIVTADHAHSSQIVGNGTKAPGLTQALNTKDGAVMTISYGNSESSSQGHTGAQLRVGAFGPHAANFAGLTDQTDMFYTIRDALKLGTN; encoded by the coding sequence ATGACCTCTCCCCGTTCATTGATGACCACGGTGGCAGCCGCTGCGCTGTTCGTTTCCGCTTCACCCGCAGCGTTCGCCGAGGACGCCGCCAAGCCGGCGGACTATGTCCGCGCCGCCCAGGGCGACCTGGCCCAGCCGGGCGGGGCCCGCCGCCTGGCGGGCGATGCCACGGCCGAACTCAAGGCCGCGATCCAGGACGGGGAGGTGCGCAACGTCATCCTGCTGATCGGGGACGGGATGGGCGATTCCGAAATCACCATCGCCCGCAACTATGCGGAAGGAGCCGGCGGGTTCTTCAAGGGCATCGATGCCCTGCCGATTACCGGCCAGTACACGCACTACGCGCTCGACAAGGAGAGCGGCAAGCCGAACTACGTGACCGATTCCGCGGCTTCGGGCACGGCCTGGTCGAGCGGCGTGAAGACCTATAACGGCGCGATCGGCGTCGATGTGAAGGGCCAGCCGGTGCCCACGCTCATCGAACTGGCCAAGGCGGCGGGCCTGGCGACAGGCGACGTCTCGACCGCCGAGGTGCAGGACGCGACCCCGGCGGTGTTGCTGGCCCATGTGATCGACCGGGGCTGCTATGGCCCGGTGGCGACGGCCGAGAAATGTGCGGCCAACGCGCTGGAGAACGGCGGCGCCGGTTCGATCAGCGAGCAATTGCTCAATACCCGCGCCGACCTGGTGCTGGGCGGCGGCGCCAAGACGTTCGAGGAAGTGGCGGCGGCCGGCGACTGGAAGGGCAAGACGCTGCTCGATCAGGCCAGGGAGCGCGGGTTCGTGGTGGTTTCCAACCTCGACGAACTCAACGGCGTCAAGGCAGTCTCCCAGGAGGCGCCGGTGCTCGGCCTCTTCGCGCCGGGCAACATGCCGGTGCGCTGGATGGGCCCGGCGGCGACCCATCACGGCAATATCGACCAGCCGGCGGTGACCTGCGAAGTCAATGCCGAGCGTACGGCCGACATTCCGACGCTCAAGGACATGACCGCCAAGGCCATCGATCTGCTCAAGGGCAATGAGAAGGGTTTCTTCCTGCAGGTGGAAGGCGCTTCGATCGACAAGCAGGACCACGCCGCCAATGCCTGCGGGCAGATCGGGGAAACGGTCGATCTCGACGAGGCCGTGCAGGTGGCTCTCGATTTCGCCAGGGCCGACGGCAAGACGCTGGTGATCGTGACTGCGGACCATGCCCATTCCAGCCAGATCGTGGGCAACGGCACCAAGGCCCCGGGGCTCACCCAGGCGCTCAACACCAAGGACGGCGCGGTGATGACGATCAGCTACGGGAACTCGGAAAGCAGCTCGCAGGGCCATACCGGCGCGCAGCTGCGCGTGGGCGCATTCGGGCCCCATGCCGCCAACTTCGCCGGGCTGACCGACCAGACGGACATGTTCTACACGATCCGCGATGCGCTCAAGCTCGGCACGAACTGA
- a CDS encoding DUF2336 domain-containing protein, translating to MQEIEEGTKAFSTFRVLNGDANVMEREQLFRNMAQLFSFVSDRCDDEQVIQYDEVLCQLAELVEVEARAHVAKLLAPLDRAPGTVVVKLANDVIEVAKPLLEFSSVLSDDDLIDIVANQSEDHRVAVASRHAVAERVSDAITEHGDKVSISRLVRNTKAELGQYAIERLVALAAKDGDIADDLRNRPDIDWGSLRNEIDNAANKVLDEIGQASVDPVTAGKINSVVYNRMRNRAGFNSQEWKVAYNQVKALADRKQLDERALIRFARFGYGHHCAAALTVMLRVGPEVLVKWLAMQDYVAITVALRAAGLSPDLFEAVVATMPWRDLPTEADKVNVRARFEALSAEEAAGIFELWRAHAFRKRGAYGDVMGYA from the coding sequence ATGCAAGAGATCGAAGAAGGTACGAAGGCATTCTCGACCTTCCGCGTGCTGAACGGGGACGCCAACGTCATGGAGCGGGAGCAGTTGTTCCGCAACATGGCCCAGCTCTTCTCCTTCGTTTCGGACCGGTGCGACGACGAACAGGTCATCCAGTATGACGAGGTGCTCTGCCAACTCGCCGAACTGGTGGAAGTGGAAGCGCGGGCTCACGTGGCCAAGCTGCTGGCTCCGCTCGACCGGGCGCCGGGCACGGTGGTGGTCAAGCTGGCCAATGACGTGATCGAGGTGGCCAAGCCGCTGCTCGAGTTCTCGAGCGTGCTTTCGGATGACGACCTCATCGATATCGTGGCCAACCAGAGCGAGGACCATCGCGTGGCGGTCGCCAGCCGTCATGCGGTTGCCGAGCGGGTGAGCGACGCCATCACCGAGCATGGCGACAAGGTTTCGATCTCGCGTCTGGTGCGCAACACCAAGGCCGAGCTGGGTCAGTATGCCATCGAGCGCCTGGTGGCGCTGGCGGCCAAGGACGGCGATATCGCCGACGACCTGCGCAATCGCCCCGACATCGACTGGGGTTCGCTGCGCAACGAGATCGACAACGCCGCAAACAAGGTGCTCGACGAGATCGGGCAGGCCTCGGTCGATCCGGTCACGGCCGGCAAGATCAATTCGGTCGTCTACAACCGCATGCGCAACCGCGCCGGCTTCAACAGCCAGGAGTGGAAGGTTGCCTATAACCAGGTGAAGGCGCTGGCCGACCGCAAGCAGCTGGACGAGCGCGCGCTCATCCGCTTCGCCCGCTTCGGCTACGGCCACCATTGCGCCGCCGCGCTCACGGTGATGCTGCGCGTGGGGCCGGAAGTGCTGGTCAAGTGGCTGGCCATGCAGGACTACGTGGCCATCACGGTGGCGCTGCGTGCCGCCGGGCTCTCGCCGGATCTCTTCGAGGCGGTGGTGGCGACCATGCCCTGGCGCGACCTGCCCACGGAGGCCGACAAGGTCAATGTGCGGGCTCGCTTCGAAGCGCTGAGCGCCGAGGAAGCCGCCGGGATTTTCGAGCTCTGGCGCGCCCACGCCTTCCGCAAGCGCGGGGCCTATGGCGACGTCATGGGTTACGCCTGA
- a CDS encoding catalase, which yields MVDRPRMTTSAGAPVSDNQNSETAGPRGPVLMQDYQLLEKLAHQNRERIPERVVHAKGWGAFGTLTITNDISKYTRAKLFQGLGKKTDLLIRFSTVAGEMGAADAERDVRGFAIKFYTEEGNWDLVGNNTPVFFVRDPLKFPDFIHTQKRHPKTNLRSKTAMWDFWSQSPESLHQVTTLFSDRGLPVAPMYMNGYGSHTYSFWNDDGERFWVKFHFKTQQGHKHYTNAEAEKIIGESRESYQEELFGTIDRGEFPRWTMQVQIMPETDADKHWYNPFDLTKVWPHADYPVIEVGVVELNRNADNYFAEIEQAAFSPSNKVPGIGYSPDKMLQARVFSYADAHRYRLGTHYEALPVNAPKVAVHHYHKDGAMRFFANNPNPDAYYEPNSFGGPVEDKSVKEPPLKISGDADRYNHRDGNDDYRQPRDLYNLFDAGQKARLYSNLAAAMDGVPDEIIDRQLAHFDLIAKEYGDGIRAARAALKTGKPADAISDGESAAAE from the coding sequence ATGGTCGATCGTCCCCGCATGACGACGAGTGCCGGCGCGCCGGTTTCCGACAACCAGAATTCGGAGACGGCTGGTCCGCGCGGCCCGGTATTGATGCAGGACTATCAGCTCCTCGAGAAGCTGGCCCATCAGAACCGCGAGCGCATTCCTGAGCGCGTGGTGCACGCCAAGGGTTGGGGCGCCTTCGGGACCCTGACCATCACCAACGACATCTCCAAGTACACCCGCGCCAAGCTCTTCCAGGGCCTGGGCAAGAAGACGGACCTGCTGATCCGCTTCTCGACCGTGGCCGGCGAGATGGGTGCGGCCGACGCCGAGCGCGACGTGCGCGGCTTCGCCATCAAGTTCTATACCGAGGAAGGCAACTGGGACCTGGTGGGGAACAACACCCCGGTGTTCTTCGTGCGCGATCCGCTCAAGTTCCCCGACTTCATCCACACCCAGAAGCGCCATCCCAAGACCAACCTGCGCTCCAAGACCGCGATGTGGGATTTCTGGAGCCAGTCGCCGGAAAGCCTGCACCAGGTCACGACGCTGTTCTCGGACCGCGGCCTGCCGGTGGCGCCGATGTATATGAACGGGTACGGCTCGCACACCTATTCGTTCTGGAACGATGATGGCGAGCGCTTCTGGGTGAAGTTCCACTTCAAGACCCAGCAGGGCCACAAGCACTACACCAATGCCGAGGCCGAGAAGATCATCGGCGAGAGCCGCGAATCCTACCAGGAAGAGCTCTTCGGCACGATCGATCGCGGCGAGTTCCCGCGCTGGACCATGCAGGTCCAGATCATGCCGGAAACCGATGCCGACAAGCATTGGTACAACCCGTTCGACCTCACCAAGGTGTGGCCGCATGCGGATTACCCGGTGATCGAGGTGGGCGTGGTCGAGCTCAACCGCAACGCCGACAACTATTTCGCCGAGATCGAGCAGGCGGCGTTCTCGCCGTCCAACAAGGTGCCCGGCATCGGTTACTCGCCCGACAAGATGCTGCAGGCGCGCGTGTTCTCTTATGCCGACGCCCACCGCTATCGCCTGGGCACGCATTACGAGGCGCTGCCGGTCAACGCGCCCAAGGTTGCGGTCCATCACTACCACAAGGATGGGGCGATGCGCTTCTTCGCCAACAATCCGAACCCGGACGCCTATTACGAGCCCAACAGCTTCGGCGGTCCGGTCGAGGACAAGTCGGTCAAGGAGCCGCCGCTCAAGATCTCGGGCGATGCCGACCGGTATAACCACCGCGACGGCAACGACGACTATCGCCAGCCGCGGGACCTCTACAACCTGTTCGACGCCGGCCAGAAGGCACGGCTCTATTCGAACCTGGCCGCGGCCATGGATGGGGTTCCCGACGAGATCATCGACCGCCAGCTCGCCCATTTCGATCTCATCGCCAAGGAGTATGGCGACGGCATCCGCGCTGCCCGCGCGGCGCTCAAGACCGGCAAGCCGGCAGACGCGATTTCGGACGGTGAATCCGCCGCCGCCGAGTAA
- a CDS encoding hydrogen peroxide-inducible genes activator produces MSLTLKQMRYALVLAETGHFGRAAERCRVTQPALSQQIQLIEEFCGAALFDRQGRTVRPTPLGAEFVERARKVLEASDDLVSFAQGHAGQPSGPIRFGLIPTVAPYLLPDIFPALQAQLPDLIFRASESRTETLLKALAEGQLDLALIASEPPPGGPRLTIAPLFPDPFVLASARNEAPEGPVPLASLPAERILLLDEGHCLRDQAIAACSLEADPSARTFAATSLSTIVEFVANGQGITLLPEIALRKEAIDPRIAIRPLASPGAGRLLSLVWREATPFAATFEKIAAIIRQAHKGLPSGGNRRPAAQPIDGEDHQRHPDQREAEQAHRAQVLAEGQDAQ; encoded by the coding sequence ATGAGCCTCACCCTCAAGCAGATGCGCTATGCTCTGGTCCTTGCCGAAACCGGCCATTTCGGGCGTGCCGCCGAACGCTGCCGCGTCACCCAGCCGGCGCTTTCCCAGCAGATCCAGCTCATCGAGGAGTTCTGCGGCGCCGCCCTTTTCGACCGCCAGGGCCGGACCGTGCGCCCTACCCCGCTCGGGGCCGAATTCGTCGAACGCGCCCGCAAGGTGCTCGAGGCCTCCGACGACCTGGTGTCCTTCGCCCAGGGCCATGCCGGCCAACCCTCCGGGCCGATTCGGTTCGGACTTATCCCCACCGTCGCGCCCTATCTGCTGCCCGACATATTCCCGGCCCTCCAGGCGCAGCTTCCGGACCTCATTTTCCGCGCCAGCGAAAGTCGCACCGAAACGCTGCTCAAGGCCCTGGCCGAAGGCCAGCTCGACCTGGCGCTCATCGCCAGCGAACCGCCGCCTGGCGGCCCGCGGCTGACCATCGCCCCGCTCTTCCCCGATCCCTTCGTGCTCGCCTCGGCGCGCAACGAAGCGCCCGAGGGCCCGGTGCCGCTCGCCAGCCTCCCGGCCGAGCGCATCCTGCTGCTCGATGAGGGCCACTGCCTGCGCGACCAGGCCATCGCCGCCTGTTCGCTCGAAGCCGATCCTTCCGCGCGCACGTTCGCGGCCACCTCGCTCTCGACCATCGTCGAGTTCGTGGCCAACGGCCAGGGCATCACGTTGTTGCCCGAAATCGCGCTGCGCAAGGAGGCCATTGACCCGCGCATCGCCATCCGCCCCCTCGCCTCCCCAGGCGCCGGCCGCCTGCTTTCCCTTGTCTGGCGCGAGGCGACCCCGTTCGCGGCGACCTTCGAGAAGATCGCCGCCATCATCCGCCAGGCTCACAAGGGATTGCCCTCAGGCGGGAACCGCCGGCCGGCGGCGCAGCCCATCGACGGTGAAGATCACCAGCGACACCCAGATCAGCGCGAAGCTGAGCAGGCCCACCGGGCTCAGGTGCTCGCCGAAGGCCAGGACGCCCAATAG
- a CDS encoding host attachment protein → MKPVVTWIVIADGTQARVFENSGPGKGLVAMDGLRLEEEALKTSEIMSDRQGRSFSSVGHGRSAIEPRTDPVEHRESEFARKVAAMLEEKHAEHAFKRLIIAAAPTALGDLRKALSPATRAAIMAELPKDLTNIPRNKLDEQFADVIAL, encoded by the coding sequence ATGAAACCGGTTGTGACCTGGATCGTGATCGCCGACGGAACACAGGCCCGCGTGTTCGAAAACTCGGGTCCCGGCAAGGGGCTCGTCGCCATGGACGGCCTGCGTCTCGAGGAGGAGGCGCTCAAGACCTCCGAGATCATGTCCGATCGCCAGGGCCGCAGCTTCTCCTCCGTGGGGCACGGCCGCAGCGCCATCGAACCGCGCACCGACCCGGTCGAGCACCGGGAAAGCGAGTTCGCCCGCAAGGTCGCCGCCATGCTCGAAGAGAAGCACGCCGAGCACGCCTTCAAGCGGCTGATCATCGCCGCCGCGCCGACCGCCCTGGGCGACCTGCGCAAGGCCCTCTCGCCGGCAACCCGCGCCGCCATCATGGCCGAGTTGCCCAAGGATCTGACCAACATTCCGCGCAACAAGCTCGACGAGCAATTCGCCGACGTGATCGCGCTCTAG
- a CDS encoding alpha/beta fold hydrolase, with amino-acid sequence MATPFEVRLDGATFSGEADGFGLPVVFLHADVADKRMWAEQMEVLADAGFHVISYDRRGFGETTSPDVPFNHLDDLEAILDQLSIHAAVFVGASMGGALAIDFAIENPERTVGLVLVGTGLSGAAEAELPEEAEMIYDALHYAEDRGNTASVNKMMAHLWLDGPLSPNGRVDGPARELFLDMNGKALSKQGSLTQEEDRDPAEDAVGAIEAPTLLVVGELDFPHILERHSDLSEEMENSFAVVLEDSAHLPSLEKPELFNPLLLEFLDAVAGHSDVGDEEEDDEEE; translated from the coding sequence ATGGCGACTCCGTTTGAGGTTCGTCTGGATGGGGCCACTTTTTCCGGCGAGGCCGACGGCTTCGGGCTGCCGGTGGTGTTCCTGCATGCCGACGTGGCCGACAAGCGCATGTGGGCCGAGCAGATGGAAGTGCTGGCCGATGCGGGCTTCCACGTCATTTCCTATGACCGGCGCGGGTTCGGCGAGACCACATCGCCCGACGTGCCGTTCAACCATCTCGACGACCTCGAGGCGATCCTCGACCAGTTGAGCATCCACGCCGCCGTCTTCGTGGGCGCTTCGATGGGTGGGGCGCTGGCCATCGATTTCGCCATCGAGAATCCCGAGCGCACCGTGGGGCTGGTGCTGGTTGGCACCGGGCTTTCAGGCGCAGCCGAGGCGGAACTGCCCGAAGAGGCGGAGATGATCTACGACGCGCTCCATTACGCCGAGGACAGGGGCAACACCGCCTCGGTCAACAAGATGATGGCCCATCTCTGGCTGGATGGGCCGCTCAGCCCCAACGGGCGCGTGGATGGCCCGGCGCGCGAGCTGTTCCTGGACATGAACGGGAAGGCCCTGAGCAAGCAGGGCAGCCTCACCCAGGAAGAGGACCGCGATCCGGCCGAAGATGCGGTCGGCGCCATCGAGGCCCCGACGCTGCTCGTCGTGGGAGAACTCGATTTTCCCCATATCCTCGAGCGTCACAGCGACCTCTCGGAGGAAATGGAAAACTCGTTCGCGGTGGTGCTGGAGGACAGCGCCCACCTGCCGAGCCTGGAAAAGCCCGAGCTCTTCAATCCGCTGCTGCTGGAATTCCTGGACGCCGTGGCCGGGCACAGCGACGTGGGCGACGAGGAGGAGGACGACGAAGAGGAGTGA
- the tam gene encoding trans-aconitate 2-methyltransferase encodes MKDWSPSLYRRFEDERTRPARDLLAQVDVEAPQVVVDMGCGPGNSTELLVERFPGAQVVGLDTSPNMLAEARERVPGARFDVADANTWVPEAGTGVVFANAIYQWVPGHMAALTRVLGALEPGAALAVQMPDNINEPSHAAMRQVAAEGPWAERLKDAARAALPPVRAYYEALAPYAERLDIWHTIYNHVLADADAVVEWVKSTGLRPFIDPLEEKERAEFLARYRARIVDAYPPVAGGKVLLRFPRLFIVARR; translated from the coding sequence ATGAAAGACTGGTCCCCCTCGCTTTACCGGCGCTTCGAGGATGAGCGTACGCGGCCGGCGCGCGACCTGCTGGCGCAGGTCGATGTCGAGGCGCCGCAGGTGGTGGTCGACATGGGGTGTGGGCCGGGCAATTCGACCGAGTTGCTGGTCGAGCGGTTCCCCGGGGCGCAGGTGGTGGGGCTCGATACCTCGCCCAATATGCTGGCCGAAGCGCGCGAGCGCGTGCCGGGCGCGCGGTTCGACGTGGCGGACGCCAATACCTGGGTGCCCGAGGCGGGGACCGGTGTGGTGTTCGCCAATGCGATCTACCAATGGGTGCCGGGGCACATGGCGGCGCTGACGCGGGTGCTGGGGGCACTCGAGCCGGGCGCGGCGCTGGCCGTGCAGATGCCGGACAACATCAACGAGCCCTCGCATGCCGCGATGCGCCAGGTGGCGGCGGAAGGGCCGTGGGCCGAGCGGCTCAAGGACGCGGCGCGGGCGGCGTTGCCGCCGGTGCGGGCCTATTACGAGGCCTTAGCACCTTATGCCGAGCGGCTCGATATCTGGCATACGATCTACAACCACGTGCTCGCCGATGCCGATGCGGTGGTCGAATGGGTCAAGAGCACGGGGCTGCGCCCGTTCATCGATCCGCTGGAGGAGAAGGAACGGGCCGAGTTCCTAGCTCGTTATCGGGCCAGGATCGTCGACGCCTATCCGCCGGTGGCCGGCGGCAAGGTGCTGTTGCGGTTCCCGCGCCTTTTCATCGTGGCGCGGCGCTGA
- the ettA gene encoding energy-dependent translational throttle protein EttA: MARQFIYHMHGMSKAYAGGKKVLDNIHLSFYPDAKIGVLGPNGSGKSTLLKIMAGIDTDFTGEAWVAQGAKVGYLAQEPDLDPDLNVMGNVMTGVKEKKDILDRYNELMMNYSDETADEATKLQDKIDAENLWDLESQVQMAMDALGCPPADADVTKLSGGERRRVALCALLLSKPDLLLLDEPTNHLDAETTAWLEKHLREFEGAVLIITHDRYFLDNVTGWILELDRGRGVPYEGNYSAYLEAKAKRFAQEKSEDAARAKVLEREKEWLGQSPQARQSKSKARIKAYDELVKINEARTQSQTAQIIIPPGERLGHNVIDIEGLSKSYGDRLLIDNLTFKLPPGGIVGVIGPNGAGKTTLFRMLTGQETPDSGTITVAENVHLGYVDQSRDALNPNKTVWEEISGGDEVLLLGKREMNSRAYTSAFNFKGTDQQQKVGNLSGGQRNRVHLAKMLKSGANVLLLDEPTNDLDTETLAALEEALEEFAGCAVIISHDRMFLDRLATHMLAFEGDSHVEWFEGNFQDYEADKIRRLGADAVNPKRVTYKPLTR, from the coding sequence ATGGCCCGCCAATTCATCTACCACATGCACGGCATGTCCAAGGCTTACGCCGGTGGCAAGAAGGTTCTCGATAACATCCATCTCTCGTTTTACCCCGATGCCAAGATCGGCGTGCTGGGTCCGAACGGTTCGGGTAAGTCGACCCTGCTCAAGATCATGGCCGGCATCGACACCGATTTCACGGGTGAGGCCTGGGTGGCGCAGGGCGCCAAGGTCGGCTACCTCGCCCAGGAGCCCGATCTCGACCCGGACCTGAACGTGATGGGCAACGTCATGACCGGCGTCAAAGAGAAGAAGGACATCCTCGACCGTTACAACGAGTTGATGATGAACTACTCGGACGAGACGGCCGACGAAGCCACCAAGCTCCAGGACAAGATCGACGCCGAGAACCTCTGGGACCTCGAATCCCAGGTGCAGATGGCCATGGATGCGCTCGGCTGCCCGCCGGCCGACGCCGACGTCACCAAGCTCTCGGGCGGCGAGCGCCGCCGCGTGGCGCTCTGCGCCCTGCTGCTCTCCAAACCCGACCTGCTGCTGCTGGACGAACCGACCAACCACCTGGACGCCGAGACCACCGCGTGGCTGGAAAAGCACCTGCGCGAATTCGAAGGCGCGGTGCTGATCATCACCCACGACCGCTACTTCCTCGACAACGTCACCGGCTGGATCCTCGAGCTCGACCGTGGTCGCGGCGTGCCGTACGAGGGCAACTACTCGGCCTACCTCGAAGCCAAGGCCAAGCGCTTCGCACAGGAAAAGAGCGAAGACGCCGCGCGCGCGAAAGTGCTCGAGCGCGAAAAGGAATGGCTGGGCCAGTCTCCGCAGGCGCGCCAGTCCAAGTCCAAGGCGCGTATCAAGGCCTATGACGAACTGGTCAAGATCAACGAGGCGCGCACCCAGTCCCAGACCGCCCAGATCATCATTCCGCCAGGCGAGCGGCTGGGCCACAACGTCATCGATATCGAGGGGCTCTCCAAGTCCTACGGCGATCGCCTGCTCATCGACAACCTCACCTTCAAGCTGCCGCCGGGCGGCATCGTGGGCGTCATCGGGCCGAACGGCGCCGGCAAGACCACGCTCTTCCGCATGCTGACCGGCCAGGAGACCCCGGATTCGGGCACGATCACCGTGGCCGAGAACGTGCACCTGGGCTATGTCGACCAGAGCCGCGACGCGCTCAACCCGAACAAGACCGTGTGGGAAGAAATCTCCGGCGGCGACGAAGTGCTGTTGCTGGGCAAGCGCGAGATGAACAGCCGCGCCTACACCTCGGCCTTCAACTTCAAGGGCACCGACCAGCAGCAGAAGGTCGGCAACCTCTCGGGCGGGCAGCGCAACCGCGTGCACCTGGCCAAGATGCTCAAGTCCGGCGCCAACGTCCTGCTCCTCGACGAGCCGACCAACGATCTCGACACCGAAACGCTGGCGGCGCTCGAAGAGGCGCTGGAAGAATTCGCCGGTTGCGCCGTCATCATCAGCCACGATCGTATGTTCCTCGACCGCCTGGCCACCCACATGCTCGCCTTCGAGGGCGATAGCCATGTCGAGTGGTTCGAAGGCAACTTCCAGGACTACGAGGCCGACAAGATCCGGCGTCTCGGGGCGGACGCGGTGAACCCGAAGCGGGTCACCTACAAGCCGCTGACGCGTTGA
- a CDS encoding sugar phosphate isomerase/epimerase family protein has protein sequence MTQNLPTIGAALYLPDLERHRDWLIEGQRDLEIQDFIFPEILDGDLEGFCRDALARLDGYKGRLGIHGPFYNLPLNARDPLIRDVVKRRLWQGLDACELLGATHMVVHSPYTTWGYNNLDKTATGREELLEHCHLTMADAVRRAENIGCTLVIENIEDKDPSARVLLAQSFESSAVGVSIDAGHAYYAHGSTGAPPVDYYVSAAGRHLAHVHIQDADGYADRHWPPGAGTLNWRAFFAALARSEADPRLVLELDDNDRILEGAAWLIAEGLAR, from the coding sequence GTGACACAGAACCTGCCCACCATCGGCGCCGCGCTCTACCTGCCCGACCTCGAACGCCATCGCGACTGGCTCATAGAGGGCCAGCGCGATCTGGAGATCCAGGATTTCATTTTCCCGGAAATCCTCGATGGCGACCTGGAGGGCTTCTGCAGGGACGCCCTGGCGCGCCTCGATGGCTACAAGGGCCGGCTCGGCATCCACGGGCCGTTCTACAACCTGCCGCTAAACGCCCGCGATCCGCTGATCCGCGACGTCGTCAAGCGCCGGCTCTGGCAGGGGCTCGACGCCTGCGAACTGCTCGGCGCCACCCATATGGTCGTCCACAGCCCCTATACGACCTGGGGCTACAACAACCTCGACAAGACCGCGACCGGCCGCGAGGAACTGCTCGAACACTGCCACCTCACCATGGCCGACGCCGTGCGCCGCGCCGAGAATATCGGCTGCACGCTGGTGATCGAGAATATCGAGGACAAGGATCCCTCCGCCCGCGTGCTGCTGGCGCAGTCCTTCGAATCGTCCGCCGTCGGCGTTTCGATCGACGCTGGCCACGCCTACTACGCCCATGGCAGCACCGGCGCCCCGCCGGTCGACTACTACGTCTCGGCCGCCGGGCGCCACCTCGCCCATGTCCACATCCAGGATGCCGACGGCTATGCCGATCGCCACTGGCCGCCGGGCGCCGGCACCCTCAACTGGCGCGCCTTCTTCGCCGCACTCGCGCGCTCGGAAGCCGATCCGCGCCTGGTGCTCGAACTGGACGATAACGACCGCATCCTGGAAGGCGCCGCCTGGCTGATCGCCGAAGGGTTGGCGCGCTAG